Genomic window (Candidatus Manganitrophaceae bacterium):
TTCTGAACGACAACTGTTCGAGATCATCCGAAGCTACGGAGAAGAGCGGTGGGCGAAGCGGATCGCCGAAGCGGTCGTCCGGCGTCGCTCGGAAGAGGGGGAGATCCGCCGAACCGAGGAGCTGGAGGGGGTGATCTGGCGGGCAGTTCCGGCCCGAGAGCGGCATGGCCGGATTCATCCGGCGACGAGGACGTTCCAGGCGCTCCGGATGGCGGTGAATCAAGAGCTGCCGGAGCTGGAGGCGGGGTTAAACGCAGCCCTCTCCCTTTTGGCGATCGGGGGCCGGTTGGTTGTCATCTCCTTCCATTCATTGGAAGACCGCCTTGTAAAGCAATCGTTCAAGAGATGGGGGGCTGAAGAGCCGCGCCGTTTCACCAATCTCTATAAAAAACCGATCCGACCGAGAGACGAAGAGAGCGCGCGGAATCCGCGGGCGCGGAGTGCAAAGCTTCGGGCCTTGGAGCGGGCGGCATAGGGGAAAGAGATGCGGCGATTTGAATTTAGACTGGTTTTCCTGGTTCTGGGAGGAGCGATCCTCCTTTTGGCGTTTCTCTCCCTGTGGCAGCGAAATCAGATGATCCACCTCGGCTATGAGATCGAGCAGCTTCACCAACAGAAGGTCGAATTGCAGCGAATTCATCGTGGGCTGATGGTCGAGGCGGAGAGCTTAAGGGCCATTGAACGGGTGGAACAGATTGCAATTCAACAGTTAAAAATGTCCCCGGCGCTTCCTCAACAACGGGTCTACTTGCAGCAAGAAAAGGAAATCG
Coding sequences:
- the rsmH gene encoding 16S rRNA (cytosine(1402)-N(4))-methyltransferase RsmH, which codes for MAEPVFSEKINEGEGTHQPVLVQEVLAALGCQPHAQKTYLDCTVGLGGHAEAILAATAPDGRVIGLDRDEAALALAERRLRPYQDRLLLRKGSLKALSETARDLNLNEVDGILFDLGVSSMQLDQAERGFSFQKPGPLDMRMDRAQEETAADLVNHASERQLFEIIRSYGEERWAKRIAEAVVRRRSEEGEIRRTEELEGVIWRAVPARERHGRIHPATRTFQALRMAVNQELPELEAGLNAALSLLAIGGRLVVISFHSLEDRLVKQSFKRWGAEEPRRFTNLYKKPIRPRDEESARNPRARSAKLRALERAA
- the ftsL gene encoding cell division protein FtsL, with the translated sequence MRRFEFRLVFLVLGGAILLLAFLSLWQRNQMIHLGYEIEQLHQQKVELQRIHRGLMVEAESLRAIERVEQIAIQQLKMSPALPQQRVYLQQEKEIGGRSPDPGKGGRRND